Proteins co-encoded in one Blastocatellia bacterium genomic window:
- a CDS encoding hydroxymethylglutaryl-CoA lyase, which produces MGLSYPKKVEIVDVAPRDGLQNIQTIVPTDQKVRLINGLTRAGVRRQEVTSFVHPKWVPQLADAEQVLASIEQPAGTRMMALIPNIRGYERAKATGRVKEVALVVAASETMNQKNVNMSVDDSLKEFAAIAERAKADGFFVRGSIGTAFGCPFEGYVPVDRVLAIVQQLWQMGADEVMLADTIGCANPAQVYDLFAQAKDRWPERPLAAHFHDTNHLGLANALAALQAGIDIFDASVGGLGGCPFTPTGAGNAATEKLVFMLHEMGVETGINYQLLLEVAEFAKSLKK; this is translated from the coding sequence ATGGGGCTGAGCTATCCAAAAAAAGTCGAAATCGTTGACGTCGCGCCGCGTGACGGCTTGCAAAATATTCAAACGATTGTGCCAACTGACCAGAAGGTCCGGTTGATTAATGGGCTGACGCGAGCCGGCGTCCGACGACAGGAAGTCACCTCGTTCGTTCATCCGAAGTGGGTTCCTCAGTTGGCTGACGCAGAGCAGGTGCTGGCCAGCATTGAGCAACCTGCTGGCACACGCATGATGGCATTGATTCCGAACATTCGTGGCTACGAGCGGGCCAAAGCCACGGGGCGAGTCAAAGAGGTTGCTCTGGTAGTCGCAGCCAGCGAAACGATGAACCAGAAAAACGTCAATATGTCAGTGGACGATTCGTTGAAAGAATTCGCCGCCATTGCCGAGCGAGCCAAAGCGGACGGATTCTTCGTCCGCGGCTCCATTGGCACGGCATTTGGCTGCCCTTTTGAAGGGTACGTGCCGGTTGACAGAGTTCTTGCCATTGTCCAGCAGCTCTGGCAGATGGGCGCCGATGAAGTGATGCTGGCCGACACCATTGGATGCGCCAATCCAGCGCAGGTGTATGACCTCTTCGCCCAAGCCAAAGACCGATGGCCAGAACGGCCTCTTGCCGCTCATTTCCACGACACGAACCATCTGGGATTGGCCAATGCGTTGGCAGCGTTGCAAGCTGGGATTGATATCTTTGACGCTTCTGTCGGTGGCTTAGGTGGATGTCCGTTTACACCGACCGGAGCCGGCAATGCGGCCACGGAAAAGTTGGTGTTTATGCTCCATGAAATGGGCGTGGAGACGGGCATCAACTATCAACTCCTCTTAGAAGTCGCTGAGTTCGCCAAGAGCCTCAAAAAGTAG